The following proteins are co-located in the Acidicapsa acidisoli genome:
- a CDS encoding ABC-F family ATP-binding cassette domain-containing protein: MLSLQNAGKRFGPRILFQDANWLITAQEKTALVGANGTGKSTLMKVLAGLETLDYGAMQMTRGMSIGYLPQEGLKLSGRSVFEECLTVFDELRQMETEIESLAGQMASLDHAGSEYAAAAERYSMLQGRFHALDGYVLDAQVGSVLTGLGFGKEDWARRTEEFSGGWQMRIALAKLLLARPNLLLLDEPTNHLDLETRNWLEGYLRSYPFGYILISHDRYFLDVTVDRTVEIWNKRLQIYAGNYTKYLKQKEDRRAQLIAAYKNQREQIEHLEAFINRFRAQATKAKQVQSRIKELEKIERIEIPEEEPVIHFSFPQPPPSGRTVVTVQNLCKSYDAKQVLKGVNFTIERGDRVALVGHNGAGKSTLIRLLTGVEAPSSGTAQLGHNVIPEYFAQDQYKVLDPAARMLDDISRAALRVPEVELRSLLGCFLFSGDDVFKPLGVLSGGERNRYAVARILVSPSNFLLLDEPTNHLDMRAKDVLLEAIESFSGTVIFVSHDRYFLDRLATKVLEVKDGGVVIYPGNFAEYVRDQEERAALGDGPKVAPVTPKSVAAPVAQAMAVAVANGAGAFDVKADSAKDRVRKLNPIKLKQMEERCAFLEEEVPRIEASIAHTENALGNYVSAAETERQSLLLEELRKQLGDFTAEWEELMMQLEEQAAIP; the protein is encoded by the coding sequence ATGCTTTCTTTACAAAATGCGGGTAAGCGGTTTGGGCCGCGAATTCTCTTCCAGGATGCCAACTGGCTGATCACGGCGCAGGAAAAGACTGCGCTGGTGGGTGCGAACGGGACGGGCAAGTCCACGCTGATGAAGGTGCTGGCCGGGCTGGAGACGCTCGACTACGGCGCGATGCAGATGACGCGCGGAATGTCCATCGGATATCTGCCGCAGGAGGGGCTGAAGCTGAGCGGTCGCTCGGTCTTCGAGGAGTGCCTGACGGTCTTTGATGAGCTTCGCCAGATGGAGACGGAAATCGAGTCGCTGGCCGGGCAGATGGCCTCTCTTGACCATGCCGGTTCGGAATATGCAGCTGCGGCGGAGCGGTATTCGATGCTGCAGGGCCGGTTTCATGCGCTGGACGGCTATGTGCTGGATGCTCAGGTGGGTTCGGTACTGACTGGCCTTGGATTTGGCAAGGAAGACTGGGCGCGACGAACCGAGGAGTTCTCGGGCGGCTGGCAAATGCGGATTGCGCTGGCCAAGCTGCTGCTGGCGCGGCCCAATCTGCTGCTGCTCGATGAGCCGACTAACCATCTCGATCTCGAAACGCGCAACTGGCTTGAGGGCTATCTGCGCAGCTATCCGTTTGGCTACATTCTGATCTCGCACGACCGGTATTTTCTGGATGTAACGGTGGACCGGACGGTTGAGATCTGGAACAAGCGGCTGCAGATTTACGCTGGAAATTACACGAAATACCTGAAGCAGAAGGAAGATCGCCGGGCGCAGTTGATTGCCGCGTACAAAAATCAGCGGGAGCAGATCGAGCATCTTGAGGCATTCATCAATCGCTTTCGGGCGCAGGCTACGAAGGCCAAGCAGGTGCAGTCGCGCATTAAAGAGCTGGAGAAGATAGAGCGGATCGAGATTCCGGAAGAGGAGCCGGTAATCCACTTCAGCTTTCCGCAACCCCCGCCCTCAGGGCGCACGGTGGTTACGGTGCAGAACCTGTGCAAGAGCTACGACGCCAAGCAAGTGTTGAAAGGCGTCAATTTCACCATCGAACGCGGGGACCGCGTGGCGTTGGTGGGACATAACGGCGCGGGTAAGTCGACGCTGATTCGCCTCCTGACTGGCGTGGAAGCGCCTTCGTCGGGGACGGCCCAGCTTGGGCACAACGTAATTCCAGAGTATTTTGCGCAGGACCAGTACAAGGTGCTCGATCCGGCAGCGCGGATGCTGGACGACATCAGCCGCGCTGCGCTGCGGGTTCCTGAGGTGGAACTGCGGTCGCTGCTGGGATGTTTTCTGTTTTCGGGCGACGATGTCTTCAAACCGCTCGGAGTGCTTTCGGGCGGAGAGCGGAATCGGTATGCCGTGGCACGGATTCTGGTTTCGCCCTCGAACTTTCTGCTGCTTGACGAGCCGACGAACCATCTCGACATGCGGGCCAAGGATGTTTTGCTTGAGGCGATTGAGTCGTTCTCAGGAACAGTGATCTTTGTTTCGCATGACAGGTACTTTCTGGACCGACTCGCGACCAAAGTGCTCGAAGTGAAAGATGGCGGGGTGGTGATCTATCCCGGCAACTTTGCTGAGTACGTGCGAGATCAGGAAGAGCGGGCTGCGCTTGGGGATGGGCCAAAAGTCGCTCCTGTGACACCCAAATCAGTTGCCGCTCCGGTGGCTCAGGCGATGGCCGTTGCGGTGGCGAACGGGGCAGGTGCGTTTGACGTCAAAGCAGATTCGGCCAAGGATCGCGTGCGCAAGCTCAACCCCATCAAGCTGAAGCAGATGGAGGAGCGCTGCGCATTTCTCGAAGAAGAAGTGCCGCGCATCGAGGCTTCAATTGCACATACCGAAAATGCTCTGGGCAACTACGTTTCGGCCGCGGAGACGGAGCGGCAATCATTGCTGCTGGAGGAGCTGCGCAAGCAACTGGGCGATTTCACGGCGGAGTGGGAAGAGTTGATGATGCAGCTTGAGGAACAGGCAGCCATCCCTTGA
- a CDS encoding sugar kinase, with product MSLNLKPQTSCKWDLVSLGEVMLRLDPGVGRVATSRTFQAWEGGGEYNVARGLKRCFGLRTAIVTALADNPIGRLVEDLMFQGGVDQSHVRWVKYDGVGRTVRNGLNFTERGFGVRAALGCSDRGNTAISQLTPGQIDWDAIFQTEGTRWFHTGGIFAALSETTPMVAKEAIEAAHRNGVIVSYDLNYRDSLWKSIGGKARALEVNSELAPLVDVMLGNEEDFTASLGFEVEGLGDIAEHHGELDTANFRRMIEKAVAKYPNFKVVATTLRNARTATVNDWGAVCYANGQFYEARPMPGLEILDRVGGGDSFASGLIYGFLAEKGPQWAVDCGCAHGALAMTTPGDTTMVTLPEVERVMKGGTARVLR from the coding sequence TTGAGTCTCAATCTCAAACCCCAAACGTCCTGCAAATGGGATCTGGTCTCGCTCGGCGAAGTCATGCTCCGCCTCGATCCCGGCGTCGGACGCGTCGCTACCAGCCGCACCTTCCAGGCGTGGGAGGGCGGCGGCGAATACAACGTCGCCCGCGGCCTCAAGCGCTGCTTTGGCCTGCGCACCGCCATCGTCACCGCCCTTGCAGACAACCCCATCGGACGCCTCGTCGAAGATCTGATGTTTCAGGGTGGCGTCGATCAATCGCATGTTCGCTGGGTAAAGTACGACGGCGTAGGCCGCACCGTGCGCAACGGCCTCAACTTCACTGAGCGCGGCTTCGGCGTACGCGCCGCCCTCGGCTGCTCCGATCGCGGCAACACCGCCATCTCGCAGCTCACGCCGGGCCAGATCGACTGGGATGCCATCTTCCAGACGGAAGGAACGCGCTGGTTCCACACCGGCGGCATCTTCGCCGCGCTCTCTGAGACCACGCCAATGGTTGCGAAGGAAGCCATCGAAGCTGCGCACCGCAACGGAGTCATCGTCTCCTACGACCTCAACTATCGCGATTCCCTCTGGAAGTCCATCGGCGGCAAGGCGCGCGCCCTCGAAGTCAACAGCGAACTCGCCCCGCTCGTCGACGTCATGCTCGGCAACGAAGAGGACTTCACCGCATCCCTCGGCTTCGAAGTGGAAGGCCTGGGCGATATTGCCGAACATCATGGCGAACTCGACACAGCCAACTTCCGCCGCATGATCGAAAAAGCGGTAGCTAAATATCCGAATTTCAAAGTCGTCGCGACCACACTGCGTAACGCCCGCACCGCCACCGTTAACGACTGGGGCGCAGTCTGCTACGCCAACGGCCAGTTCTATGAAGCGCGCCCCATGCCCGGCCTCGAAATCCTAGACCGCGTCGGAGGCGGCGACTCCTTCGCTTCCGGCCTCATCTACGGCTTCCTCGCCGAAAAAGGCCCGCAGTGGGCCGTCGATTGCGGCTGCGCTCACGGCGCACTCGCCATGACCACCCCCGGCGACACCACCATGGTCACGCTTCCCGAAGTAGAACGCGTCATGAAGGGCGGCACAGCCCGCGTCCTGAGGTAA
- a CDS encoding response regulator → MSDPRVSSRVFVVDDEFIIASTLATILQRNGFDAIAFTDPLEALSAAEQQAPDLLITDVVMPTLSGIDLAIRVKELSPQCKVLLFSGQAATANLLEVARTNGHDFELLSKPIHPTDLLRKIRNVTEEVVI, encoded by the coding sequence GTGTCCGATCCGCGTGTATCATCCCGTGTTTTCGTGGTCGATGACGAATTCATCATCGCATCAACTCTGGCTACTATTCTTCAGCGTAACGGGTTTGACGCAATCGCATTTACCGATCCGCTTGAAGCGCTTTCGGCTGCCGAACAGCAGGCCCCGGATCTGCTTATCACCGATGTCGTAATGCCAACCCTATCCGGGATTGACCTGGCGATTCGAGTGAAAGAGCTTTCTCCGCAATGCAAAGTTCTGCTTTTCTCGGGGCAGGCTGCGACTGCCAATCTACTTGAGGTCGCCCGGACCAATGGACATGATTTCGAACTGCTCTCGAAGCCTATCCATCCTACCGATCTGCTGAGAAAAATAAGGAACGTGACGGAGGAGGTCGTTATCTGA
- a CDS encoding Crp/Fnr family transcriptional regulator has protein sequence MEDLRFKNTLLNALDPKVIARLRLSPLRFELKFEMEYPHRAIRHLFFLESGMASMTATFQDGSQVEVSTFGFESVIGVSALMGAKKSMNRVYTQIAGHGYACPVEAARKEFNLGGSFQCLTLRYVQAQLDQATQYVGCNAKHTFEPRLARWLLTCADRSNSDTFKMSHELLADMLGGTRATVSLAAGSLKRKGLIQYSRGVIHILNPAGLEENACECYQTIKSHLKNYAEFDTPIAE, from the coding sequence TTGGAAGATCTCAGGTTCAAGAACACACTCCTGAATGCGTTAGATCCTAAGGTAATTGCGCGCCTCCGGTTGAGCCCGCTCCGGTTTGAATTGAAATTCGAAATGGAGTACCCGCACCGGGCCATCCGGCATCTCTTCTTCCTCGAATCAGGAATGGCCTCCATGACAGCGACATTTCAAGATGGCTCTCAGGTCGAAGTCAGCACCTTTGGCTTTGAGTCGGTAATCGGCGTCTCCGCGCTGATGGGCGCCAAAAAATCCATGAACCGCGTCTACACCCAGATCGCGGGCCACGGTTACGCTTGCCCAGTTGAAGCTGCCAGAAAGGAATTCAACCTCGGCGGAAGCTTCCAATGCCTCACACTGCGCTACGTTCAGGCGCAACTGGATCAGGCTACCCAATATGTCGGCTGCAACGCGAAGCACACATTTGAACCACGTCTGGCTCGCTGGCTGCTCACCTGCGCCGACCGTTCCAACAGTGACACTTTCAAAATGTCTCACGAGCTGCTGGCCGACATGCTCGGAGGAACCAGGGCCACCGTCTCGCTCGCGGCCGGTAGTCTCAAAAGAAAAGGCCTGATCCAATATAGCCGTGGCGTCATCCATATCCTCAACCCCGCGGGTCTGGAAGAGAATGCCTGCGAGTGTTACCAGACCATTAAATCGCACCTCAAGAACTACGCCGAGTTCGACACGCCGATTGCAGAGTAG
- a CDS encoding phosphoenolpyruvate carboxylase gives MGQLWNPESWSQRLAELQAESGELKEAPLRRDVRSLGMLLGEVLREQAGDELFAQVEQLRQGTIRRREAEDRGAVAAATEHAANAMALVHGLSVERALLLTRAFGFYFELINLAETNHRKRRRLALQLTGAAGKQRGSLAGTLRAMRRVGISAEEALDWLRKVLVVPVFTAHPTEVARRSVMFKRRRIGELLEQLDRIPIPPEDLARLEDEVLAEITSLWQTDEVRSRRPTVYDEIKMGLDYYDISIFATLPSLYREIAEALNTAYGLTLEVHELPKVLSFGSWIGGDRDGNPFVTPEVTRNAIQLAREHLLGFYDDQLQTVIDLLSTSAQQMPVSQALRERLEGYEERIRTAETEAYGQNFEFELYRRFLICVRVRTRRTLQHGGLVAPQLPRTSTLVETHEVLAQVLPGYASAAEFASDLSILRDSLAANRGLRIARNLIDPLLLVVHTFGLHLHTLDIRQHARMHSVALKEAIADTLGKKLPGALSADTASILETFGVIAEVKAGCTPETIRHYVISGATCVEDVLAVVRLGRLAGVRFEGTETDPGLMPVPLFESIEDLRNAPEVCRELWQRPDYRSMLASWGNTQEVMLGYSDSNKDGGMLTSTWEIFRAHRALHVVAHEAGVHLRLFHGRGGTVGRGGGPTHRAIFAQPLDSFDGQLRITEQGEVLNFKYADVVLAERNLELMIAASLDALARPNARDPEGHFTGILLPEWEQALDRLSVLAYECYKEHILDDPGLLDYFGQSTPMGELEHAKIGSRPSKRKGSLSLETLRAIPWVFGWTQSRLLIPAWFGVGYAVERFLAEGGLLTTLTTMAREFPLFIDLIRNVEMALGKADLGTARLYSTLVEDVELRDRIYDQFEAEYHRTVRSVLAITRQQELLQNNPVLARSIKLRNPYVDPMHLIQVDLLRRKRAGEDTPEVNRAISATISGISAGLRNTG, from the coding sequence ATGGGACAATTGTGGAATCCTGAGAGCTGGTCGCAGCGGCTGGCGGAGTTGCAGGCTGAGTCTGGCGAGTTGAAAGAAGCTCCGCTTCGACGCGATGTTCGTTCGCTGGGTATGTTGCTGGGCGAGGTGCTGCGCGAGCAGGCGGGCGATGAGCTGTTTGCCCAGGTGGAGCAATTGCGTCAGGGTACGATCCGGCGGCGCGAGGCTGAGGATCGTGGCGCTGTGGCCGCTGCCACCGAGCACGCTGCGAACGCAATGGCGCTGGTGCACGGGCTCTCCGTGGAGCGCGCGCTGCTGCTGACGCGGGCTTTTGGTTTCTACTTTGAACTGATCAACCTGGCTGAGACCAACCATCGCAAGCGTCGGCGGCTGGCGTTGCAGTTGACCGGCGCGGCCGGCAAGCAGCGCGGAAGCCTGGCTGGAACGCTACGGGCCATGCGGCGTGTGGGTATTTCTGCGGAAGAAGCGCTGGATTGGCTGCGCAAGGTGCTGGTGGTGCCGGTGTTTACGGCGCATCCGACGGAGGTGGCGCGGCGCTCGGTGATGTTCAAGCGGCGGCGGATCGGCGAGCTGCTGGAGCAGCTTGATCGGATTCCGATTCCGCCAGAGGATCTGGCGCGGCTTGAGGACGAGGTACTGGCGGAGATCACTTCTCTGTGGCAGACGGATGAGGTGCGCAGCCGGCGGCCGACCGTTTACGACGAGATCAAGATGGGGCTGGATTACTACGATATTTCCATCTTTGCTACGCTGCCAAGCCTGTATCGGGAGATTGCGGAAGCGCTGAATACGGCCTACGGACTGACGCTTGAAGTGCATGAGCTGCCCAAAGTTCTGTCCTTTGGCTCGTGGATCGGCGGGGATCGGGACGGCAATCCGTTTGTGACGCCGGAGGTGACGCGAAACGCAATTCAACTGGCGCGTGAACATCTGCTCGGCTTCTACGATGACCAGTTGCAGACGGTCATTGATTTGCTCAGCACCTCCGCGCAGCAGATGCCGGTCAGCCAGGCTCTGCGCGAACGGCTTGAGGGATATGAAGAGCGGATTCGCACGGCAGAAACGGAAGCGTATGGCCAGAATTTTGAATTTGAGCTGTATCGCCGCTTTTTGATCTGCGTGCGCGTGCGGACTCGGCGCACATTGCAGCATGGTGGGCTGGTTGCCCCGCAGTTGCCGAGGACGTCTACGCTGGTTGAGACGCACGAGGTACTGGCCCAGGTACTGCCGGGGTATGCTTCGGCGGCCGAGTTTGCTTCCGACCTGAGCATTCTGCGCGATTCTCTCGCGGCAAATCGGGGGCTGCGGATTGCGCGCAATCTGATCGATCCGCTGCTGCTGGTGGTGCACACCTTTGGGCTGCATCTGCATACTCTCGATATTCGCCAGCATGCGCGGATGCACTCCGTGGCGCTCAAGGAAGCCATTGCCGATACGCTGGGGAAAAAATTGCCGGGAGCGCTGTCTGCTGACACGGCGAGCATTCTGGAGACCTTCGGCGTGATTGCCGAAGTGAAGGCCGGGTGCACTCCGGAGACGATTCGGCATTACGTGATCAGCGGAGCGACGTGTGTTGAGGATGTACTCGCTGTCGTTCGGCTTGGACGGCTGGCAGGAGTGAGGTTCGAAGGCACCGAGACCGATCCGGGATTGATGCCGGTGCCGCTCTTCGAGTCGATTGAGGATTTGCGCAATGCGCCGGAGGTCTGCCGCGAGCTTTGGCAGCGCCCGGATTACCGCTCGATGCTTGCAAGCTGGGGCAATACGCAGGAAGTGATGCTGGGCTACTCCGACTCGAACAAGGACGGAGGCATGCTCACGAGCACCTGGGAGATCTTCCGCGCGCACCGTGCGCTGCATGTGGTGGCGCATGAGGCCGGCGTGCATCTTCGGCTCTTTCATGGCCGGGGCGGCACGGTTGGCCGAGGCGGCGGACCGACGCATCGGGCGATCTTTGCGCAGCCGCTCGACTCCTTCGATGGGCAGTTGCGCATTACGGAACAGGGCGAGGTGCTGAACTTCAAATACGCGGATGTCGTGCTGGCGGAGCGCAACCTGGAACTGATGATTGCCGCCTCTCTCGATGCTTTGGCGCGGCCCAATGCACGCGATCCGGAGGGGCATTTTACGGGCATTTTGTTGCCGGAGTGGGAGCAGGCGCTCGACCGGCTTTCGGTGCTGGCGTATGAGTGCTACAAGGAACACATTCTCGATGATCCGGGGCTGCTTGACTACTTCGGGCAGTCGACGCCGATGGGCGAGCTGGAGCATGCCAAGATCGGCTCGCGGCCCTCGAAGCGCAAGGGCTCGCTGAGCCTGGAGACGCTGCGGGCGATTCCGTGGGTCTTTGGGTGGACGCAATCGAGGCTGCTGATTCCGGCTTGGTTCGGCGTGGGTTATGCCGTCGAGCGATTCCTTGCCGAGGGCGGCTTGCTCACGACTTTGACGACGATGGCCAGGGAGTTCCCGCTCTTTATTGACCTGATCCGAAATGTCGAAATGGCTCTCGGCAAAGCGGACCTGGGGACGGCGCGGCTTTACTCGACGCTGGTGGAAGATGTGGAGCTGCGCGACCGTATCTATGACCAGTTTGAAGCGGAGTATCACCGCACGGTGCGCTCGGTTCTGGCCATTACGCGGCAGCAGGAGCTTTTGCAGAACAATCCGGTGCTGGCGCGGTCAATCAAGCTGCGCAATCCGTATGTGGACCCGATGCACCTGATTCAGGTGGATTTGCTGCGCCGGAAGCGCGCCGGTGAGGATACGCCGGAGGTGAACCGGGCGATTTCCGCGACGATCAGCGGGATTTCGGCGGGGCTGCGTAATACAGGGTGA
- a CDS encoding RNA-binding S4 domain-containing protein, with amino-acid sequence METVRMDKWLWASRFFKTRALAAKACDIGRIHSNEIQAKPARDVRVGDTLKIRNEAGEFIVEVLVLSEMRGPAAVAQTLYHETDASREQRLRLVAEQKALQQIEGFLPVAKPSKRDRRQINRFRGRA; translated from the coding sequence ATGGAAACTGTCCGCATGGACAAATGGCTCTGGGCCTCACGCTTCTTCAAGACGCGCGCCCTCGCCGCGAAAGCCTGTGACATTGGCCGCATTCACTCCAACGAGATCCAGGCCAAGCCCGCACGCGACGTCCGCGTTGGCGACACCCTCAAAATCCGGAACGAGGCCGGCGAATTCATCGTCGAAGTCCTCGTCCTGAGCGAAATGCGCGGCCCGGCAGCTGTCGCTCAGACCCTCTACCACGAAACCGACGCCAGCCGCGAGCAGCGTCTCCGGCTCGTCGCGGAACAAAAGGCTCTGCAGCAAATCGAAGGATTTCTGCCCGTAGCCAAACCCTCCAAACGCGACCGCCGACAGATCAACCGCTTCCGTGGGCGGGCATAA
- a CDS encoding zinc-binding alcohol dehydrogenase family protein, with translation MKAVILQKPGEAGVESVQDTTPASDEVLLKVRRVGLCGSDLNSFRGKNPMVTFPRIPGHEVAATVVESSKAHPHLTAGVNVTLSPYTQCGKCPSCLRGRPNACQFNETLGVQRDGALAEYIAVPAGKLYTANLTLKELCLVEPLTVGFHAVARGRVTAEDTVAIFGCGGVGLGVVAASGFRRARTIAIDVDDTKLAIALKSGATDTINTTREPLHEKLQELTDGRGPDVVIEAIGLPQTFRAAVEEVAFTGRVVYIGYAKEPVAYETRLFVQKELDVLGSRNALPENFREVIQMLEERRFPVEEAVSHMVPIDEAPAILKSWSENPAAFSKIMISVD, from the coding sequence ATGAAAGCCGTCATTCTGCAAAAACCCGGCGAAGCGGGCGTCGAATCCGTCCAGGACACCACGCCCGCGAGCGATGAAGTTCTACTCAAGGTACGCAGAGTCGGCCTTTGCGGCAGCGACCTGAACTCCTTTCGTGGCAAGAACCCGATGGTGACTTTCCCGCGCATTCCCGGCCACGAAGTAGCCGCAACTGTCGTCGAGTCGAGCAAGGCCCATCCGCACCTCACCGCCGGAGTCAACGTAACGCTCTCGCCGTACACCCAATGCGGCAAGTGTCCATCCTGCCTGCGTGGCCGTCCCAACGCCTGCCAGTTCAATGAAACCCTCGGCGTGCAGCGCGATGGCGCACTCGCCGAGTACATCGCCGTTCCAGCCGGCAAGCTATACACCGCAAATCTCACTCTCAAAGAGCTGTGCCTCGTCGAGCCGCTCACGGTGGGCTTTCACGCCGTGGCTCGCGGCCGGGTTACCGCGGAAGATACCGTCGCAATCTTCGGCTGCGGCGGCGTGGGATTAGGAGTAGTCGCCGCATCAGGCTTCCGCCGCGCCCGCACCATCGCCATCGATGTCGACGACACGAAGCTTGCCATCGCCCTGAAATCCGGTGCGACAGACACCATCAACACCACACGCGAGCCCCTGCATGAAAAGCTTCAAGAGCTGACCGACGGTCGCGGCCCGGACGTGGTCATCGAGGCCATCGGCCTGCCGCAAACCTTTCGTGCCGCCGTCGAGGAGGTCGCCTTCACTGGCCGCGTTGTCTACATCGGCTACGCAAAAGAGCCGGTAGCCTACGAGACCCGCCTCTTCGTCCAGAAGGAACTCGACGTCCTGGGCTCGCGCAACGCCCTGCCCGAAAACTTCCGCGAAGTGATCCAGATGCTCGAAGAACGCCGCTTCCCCGTCGAAGAAGCCGTAAGCCACATGGTTCCGATCGACGAAGCCCCAGCAATCCTCAAATCCTGGAGCGAGAACCCAGCCGCATTCTCCAAGATCATGATTTCCGTTGACTGA
- a CDS encoding glucose 1-dehydrogenase, producing MSKSLFDLSGKTAVVIGGTTGIGHSLSLGLADAGADVVASSRRSEEVEKTAAEIEAKGRKTLRLTSDVKDRDSLVSLREAVLEFFGKVDILINCAGTTKRAPTLNFAESDWDHILETNLTGTLRGCQVFGEAMLARGSGRIINIASLSTFVALYEVAAYAASKAAVGSLTQSLAVEWSKRGVLVNAIAPGVFRTALNSQLLDSTPRGQEFLTRTPMGRFGNTDELIGAAIYLASDASSFVTGQIIAVDGGFLASGVNQ from the coding sequence ATGAGCAAGTCACTCTTTGATCTATCAGGCAAAACCGCAGTCGTCATCGGCGGCACCACTGGAATCGGCCACTCCCTCTCGCTCGGCCTCGCTGACGCAGGCGCGGACGTCGTTGCCTCGTCGCGCCGCAGCGAAGAGGTTGAAAAGACCGCCGCTGAAATCGAAGCCAAAGGCCGCAAGACACTGCGCCTCACCTCTGACGTAAAGGACCGCGATTCGCTCGTCTCCCTGCGCGAGGCCGTGCTCGAGTTCTTTGGCAAAGTCGACATCCTCATCAACTGCGCCGGCACCACCAAGCGTGCTCCTACACTGAACTTCGCAGAGTCCGACTGGGATCACATCCTGGAGACCAACCTCACTGGCACCCTGCGCGGCTGCCAGGTCTTCGGAGAAGCTATGCTGGCCCGAGGCTCCGGACGCATCATCAACATCGCCTCGCTCTCGACATTTGTCGCGCTCTACGAGGTAGCCGCCTATGCCGCCAGCAAAGCCGCCGTCGGCTCGCTCACCCAGTCCCTCGCCGTCGAGTGGTCCAAGCGCGGCGTACTGGTCAACGCCATCGCTCCCGGCGTCTTCCGCACAGCGCTCAACTCCCAGTTGCTCGACAGCACCCCGCGCGGCCAGGAGTTCCTCACCCGCACACCGATGGGCCGCTTCGGGAATACAGACGAGTTGATCGGCGCGGCAATTTACCTTGCTTCGGATGCGTCCTCGTTCGTAACCGGCCAGATCATCGCCGTCGATGGCGGATTCCTCGCCAGCGGCGTCAACCAATAA
- a CDS encoding bifunctional 4-hydroxy-2-oxoglutarate aldolase/2-dehydro-3-deoxy-phosphogluconate aldolase: MHKSEVLQKIREVGLVPVLRADSEEEALAIAYALEAGGVTVLEVTMTVPGAIDAIRRLASEAGDRILVGAGTVLDPETARACMLAGAQFIVSPALNLRTIELCRRYNVAVFPGGLTPTEIVTAWEAGADAVKVFPCSAVGGAKYLKAIKAPLPQIELIPTGGVSLATAAEFLEAGAIALGVGGDLVDNKAIRAGKPEVITENARKYLEIVAAHQGKTS, from the coding sequence ATGCATAAATCCGAAGTACTCCAAAAAATCCGCGAAGTCGGCCTCGTTCCCGTACTTCGCGCCGACTCCGAAGAAGAAGCCCTCGCCATCGCCTACGCCCTCGAAGCCGGCGGCGTCACCGTCCTCGAAGTCACAATGACCGTCCCCGGCGCCATCGACGCTATCCGCCGCCTGGCCTCCGAAGCAGGCGACCGCATCCTTGTCGGCGCAGGAACCGTCCTTGACCCGGAAACCGCCCGCGCCTGCATGCTGGCTGGCGCGCAGTTCATCGTAAGCCCCGCTCTCAACCTGCGCACCATCGAGCTATGCCGCCGCTACAACGTCGCCGTCTTTCCCGGCGGACTGACCCCCACCGAGATCGTCACCGCATGGGAAGCCGGAGCCGACGCCGTAAAAGTCTTCCCATGCAGCGCAGTCGGCGGAGCAAAATATCTTAAAGCCATCAAAGCTCCGCTCCCGCAGATCGAACTAATTCCAACCGGCGGCGTCTCACTCGCGACGGCAGCCGAATTTCTCGAAGCCGGAGCCATCGCCCTCGGAGTCGGCGGGGATCTCGTCGATAACAAAGCCATCCGCGCCGGAAAGCCGGAAGTTATCACCGAAAACGCTCGCAAGTATCTTGAGATTGTGGCTGCACATCAAGGCAAAACGAGCTAA